A genomic region of Atribacterota bacterium contains the following coding sequences:
- a CDS encoding ATPase, T2SS/T4P/T4SS family, which translates to METGDRKKPYLANLRLGEILINQGIVNSEQLKKALEAQKIDSKKKIGEILISQGVISSKQLNEALQHVYEAEYVELEDVILDPEIVSLIPKRIALRYKLIPLNKENNTLTVAMANPLDVNAIDYIKEYTKMDVNPKFANENEIINALSNYYDAGYQFDDLLERVDVASVSDFSDEVNLSALEAISQEAPVVQLVNMIIVDAIKERASDVHLEPNKRGLLVRYRIDGILHDIRILPVRIKPAVISRVKILSYMDIAERRLPQDGRFQLRFGAREVDLRVSSIPTVYDEKIVMRLLDKSQGVISLDNIGFTEVQLQEFRQMINNSYGIILITGPTGSGKSTTLYAALNEVDSIEKNVITVEDPVEYKLERINQISIRPKINLTFANALRSILRQDPDIIMIGEMRDVETTHIAVQSALTGHLVFSTLHTNDAVSSLTRMIDMGVEPFLISSSVIGVMAQRLVRKICTKCIEEYTPKEDIFQNLKLNIKIPAKENTRLYRGKGCDYCKHTGYYGRVAIFEMIGVNDELRSLILKKTSSNEIKDVAIRYGMKTLLDSGVAKALEGITTIDEVLRVAV; encoded by the coding sequence TTGGAAACCGGAGATAGGAAAAAACCCTACCTTGCTAATTTAAGGTTAGGTGAAATTTTAATAAATCAGGGCATTGTCAACTCCGAACAATTAAAGAAAGCCTTGGAAGCTCAGAAGATTGATAGTAAAAAGAAAATTGGAGAGATTTTAATCAGTCAGGGAGTAATTTCTTCAAAACAACTTAATGAGGCATTGCAGCATGTTTACGAGGCTGAATATGTAGAATTAGAAGATGTTATTCTAGATCCGGAAATAGTATCACTTATTCCTAAAAGAATTGCTCTTCGTTATAAACTAATACCTCTCAATAAGGAAAATAATACCTTGACTGTGGCAATGGCTAATCCGCTGGATGTCAACGCAATTGACTATATCAAAGAATACACCAAAATGGATGTTAATCCTAAATTTGCTAATGAAAATGAAATTATTAATGCCCTGAGTAATTATTATGACGCCGGATATCAGTTTGATGACCTTCTGGAAAGAGTTGACGTGGCCTCAGTTAGTGATTTTAGCGATGAGGTGAATCTTTCTGCACTGGAAGCTATCAGTCAAGAAGCTCCTGTTGTTCAGTTAGTTAATATGATAATCGTAGATGCAATAAAGGAGAGAGCCAGTGACGTCCATCTGGAACCCAACAAAAGGGGTCTATTGGTTCGTTATCGTATTGATGGCATCCTTCATGATATTCGTATTCTGCCAGTTAGGATTAAACCAGCAGTAATATCCCGGGTTAAGATATTGTCTTATATGGATATTGCTGAAAGAAGATTACCCCAGGATGGTCGTTTTCAACTTCGCTTTGGAGCCCGGGAAGTTGATTTAAGGGTATCTTCTATTCCTACTGTTTATGATGAAAAGATAGTAATGCGTCTTTTAGATAAGAGTCAGGGAGTTATTTCCCTGGATAATATCGGTTTTACAGAAGTTCAATTACAGGAATTCCGTCAGATGATTAACAATTCCTATGGCATTATTCTTATTACCGGACCTACCGGAAGTGGAAAGAGTACCACTCTCTATGCCGCCTTAAATGAAGTTGATTCTATAGAAAAAAATGTAATTACGGTGGAAGATCCGGTGGAGTACAAACTGGAAAGAATAAATCAAATAAGTATAAGACCTAAAATTAATCTAACCTTTGCCAATGCCCTTCGTTCAATTTTACGTCAGGATCCCGATATTATTATGATTGGGGAAATGAGAGATGTAGAGACCACTCATATTGCAGTACAGTCTGCTCTAACCGGACACCTTGTCTTTAGCACACTTCATACTAATGATGCAGTTAGTTCTCTAACTCGCATGATCGATATGGGAGTAGAACCTTTTCTTATTTCTTCCTCAGTGATTGGAGTTATGGCTCAAAGACTGGTACGTAAAATTTGTACCAAGTGTATTGAGGAGTATACACCTAAGGAAGATATTTTTCAGAATCTAAAGCTCAATATCAAAATACCGGCTAAAGAAAACACCAGACTTTATCGTGGCAAAGGCTGTGATTATTGCAAACATACTGGTTATTATGGCAGAGTAGCAATCTTTGAGATGATAGGCGTAAATGATGAACTTCGTTCACTGATTTTGA
- a CDS encoding S1 RNA-binding domain-containing protein, translated as MEKQNDIAEEKKESQSQEQMDLMMNDSLNGFKQIRKGGIIRGKVVKVDEEGYLVDIKYKMEGFLPATEDSLLRVGHDKVNHTLEVDDEIDVYVVQVDEKNGQIYLSRERARYILLWDQLINAYKTKKPIQGEVIEKNPNGLIVDLGVKAFVPLSQVEQKFITEKDLEKYIGKKLSFFILKLDKIKNNLVLSHRLALEKERESLRQKTLTNLKVGQVLTGKVVNITDFGAFVDIGGIEGLLHISEITWKEIKDPLKLIQKGDEIKVKVIDFDKDQNKISLSIKQLNPNPWEVVEEKYSIGDEVEGKVISIKDFGAFIELEEGLNGLLHISDMSWAYTRAPHEVLSEDEVIKVRILDIDKEKKKVSLGLKQLMEDPWTNIEEKYAVGNTVEGKITQVTSYGANIELEPGVSGIIHLSEIDWKYIEKPSSILKKYAILPLKVIKIDRKDRLIFLSRKQTLPNPWQNIETKYKVNNKVNGEVRRLKNFGAFISLDEEIEGFLPFSEITWEEIKHPNQVLKKGDQLELKIIEIDSEKAQITLSRKRLLANPWIEIRKKYGVGTIVEGKVVNITDFGAFVNIEENIDGLVPLSEISNHRIDKVDSVLAIGDTVQTLVTKVDDRRKKISLSIKRAEKEVQKRLIKDYNKKEGNDRILFKDIFGDVLNFKKK; from the coding sequence ATGGAAAAACAAAATGATATAGCAGAAGAAAAAAAGGAATCACAAAGCCAGGAGCAAATGGATTTGATGATGAATGATTCATTAAATGGCTTCAAACAAATCAGGAAAGGGGGAATAATTCGAGGAAAGGTTGTTAAAGTTGATGAAGAGGGATATCTTGTTGATATAAAGTACAAAATGGAAGGATTTCTACCTGCTACCGAAGATTCGCTGCTACGCGTGGGGCATGACAAAGTAAACCATACTTTGGAAGTAGATGATGAAATTGATGTTTATGTAGTGCAGGTTGATGAAAAAAATGGACAAATTTACCTCTCCCGAGAAAGAGCCCGCTATATACTCTTATGGGATCAACTTATTAATGCCTATAAGACTAAGAAACCGATACAGGGTGAAGTTATTGAGAAAAACCCCAATGGATTAATTGTTGACTTAGGCGTCAAGGCATTTGTCCCCTTATCTCAGGTGGAACAAAAATTTATTACCGAAAAAGATTTAGAAAAATACATAGGTAAAAAATTATCCTTCTTTATTCTCAAACTGGATAAAATAAAGAATAATTTAGTATTATCGCATCGCCTTGCTTTGGAAAAAGAAAGAGAGTCACTAAGACAAAAGACTCTTACCAATTTGAAGGTAGGACAGGTACTAACTGGAAAAGTGGTTAATATTACTGATTTTGGTGCTTTTGTTGATATTGGAGGCATCGAAGGATTACTCCATATCTCTGAAATTACCTGGAAAGAAATCAAAGACCCCCTGAAACTTATCCAGAAAGGTGATGAAATAAAAGTAAAGGTTATTGATTTTGATAAAGATCAGAATAAAATATCTCTTAGTATAAAACAATTAAATCCTAATCCCTGGGAGGTAGTGGAAGAAAAATATAGTATTGGAGATGAAGTTGAGGGAAAGGTTATAAGTATTAAGGATTTTGGAGCATTTATCGAATTAGAAGAGGGATTGAATGGTTTACTGCATATTTCTGATATGTCCTGGGCTTATACCCGAGCGCCGCATGAAGTTTTATCAGAAGATGAAGTAATTAAGGTTAGAATTTTAGATATTGATAAGGAAAAGAAAAAAGTATCTTTAGGATTAAAACAACTAATGGAAGATCCCTGGACAAACATTGAAGAAAAATATGCTGTGGGTAATACCGTAGAAGGCAAAATAACCCAGGTAACCTCTTATGGAGCAAACATAGAATTAGAACCCGGAGTTTCAGGGATTATCCATCTTTCTGAAATTGATTGGAAATACATCGAAAAACCTTCCAGTATATTAAAGAAATATGCGATATTACCGTTGAAAGTAATTAAAATTGATAGAAAAGATCGCTTAATATTCTTGAGCAGAAAACAGACCTTGCCCAATCCCTGGCAAAACATCGAAACAAAATATAAGGTTAACAATAAGGTAAATGGAGAAGTAAGAAGATTGAAAAATTTTGGTGCATTTATCTCTCTTGATGAAGAAATTGAAGGGTTTTTACCATTTTCAGAAATTACCTGGGAAGAGATTAAACATCCCAACCAGGTACTTAAAAAAGGCGACCAGTTAGAATTAAAGATAATAGAAATTGATTCAGAAAAAGCCCAGATAACCTTAAGTCGTAAGCGTCTTCTTGCTAATCCCTGGATCGAAATTAGAAAAAAATATGGAGTAGGCACTATTGTGGAAGGAAAAGTGGTTAATATTACTGATTTTGGTGCTTTTGTAAACATAGAAGAAAATATTGATGGTCTGGTACCTCTTTCTGAAATATCTAATCATAGAATTGACAAAGTAGATAGTGTTCTGGCGATAGGTGACACGGTACAAACATTGGTAACTAAAGTTGATGACAGAAGAAAAAAAATCAGTCTCAGTATTAAAAGAGCAGAAAAAGAAGTTCAGAAAAGGTTGATAAAGGATTATAATAAGAAAGAGGGCAATGATCGAATCTTGTTCAAAGATATATTTGGTGATGTTTTAAATTTTAAAAAAAAGTAA